In one Brevibacterium sp. CBA3109 genomic region, the following are encoded:
- a CDS encoding glyceraldehyde-3-phosphate dehydrogenase — MTDATTARLNEWANKQTAAEELIPLTGRLYREHDVLLTLFGRSLLNKSVTGMIKAHRYARHFLGEDLDIEVTLKIVRALTELDLGPTRIDLGRLIKKQQEQSDSIEDFLSTELDSVAGTNAEDGAVRDIVLYGFGRIGRLLARILIDRAGGTGMRLRAIVVRKGSDDDIVKRASLLRRDSVHGNFDGSIVVDEDANTIQANGTLIQVIYSNDPSQVDYTEYGINDAVIVDNTGKWRDEEGLSNHLECPGASKVILTAPGKGDVKNIVYGVNDAAILDDDKVMSAASCTTNAITPVLKALHDKYGVRNGHVETVHSFTNDQNLIDNFHKGSRRGRAAGLNMVLTETGAAKAVAKALPELKGKLSGNAIRVPTPNVSMAILNLNLETATSVDELNEFLRETSMNSPLRNQIDYVSSPELVSSDLVGSKRAGVVDGLATIVDEDRVVVYVWYDNEFGYSCQVIRCVAKMAGVDVPAFP, encoded by the coding sequence TTGACTGATGCAACGACGGCTCGCCTGAATGAATGGGCGAACAAGCAGACTGCCGCCGAAGAACTCATCCCACTGACCGGACGCCTGTATCGCGAACATGACGTGCTGCTGACGCTGTTCGGTCGGTCTCTGCTGAACAAGTCGGTGACCGGGATGATCAAGGCTCACCGCTACGCCCGCCACTTCCTCGGCGAGGATCTCGACATCGAGGTGACACTCAAGATCGTTCGGGCCCTGACCGAGCTCGACCTGGGGCCCACCCGAATCGACTTGGGCCGCCTCATTAAGAAACAGCAGGAACAGTCCGACTCCATCGAGGACTTCCTCTCCACCGAGCTCGACTCGGTGGCGGGCACCAATGCTGAAGACGGTGCAGTTCGCGACATCGTGCTCTACGGCTTCGGCCGCATCGGCCGGCTGCTGGCCCGCATTCTCATCGATCGCGCCGGTGGAACAGGTATGCGTCTGCGTGCGATCGTCGTCCGCAAGGGCAGCGATGATGACATCGTCAAGCGCGCCTCGCTGCTGCGGCGTGACTCCGTGCACGGCAATTTCGACGGCAGCATCGTCGTCGATGAAGACGCCAACACGATCCAGGCCAACGGCACACTGATCCAGGTCATCTACTCCAACGATCCCTCGCAGGTCGATTACACCGAATACGGCATCAACGATGCCGTCATCGTCGACAACACGGGAAAATGGCGCGACGAAGAGGGCCTGTCCAACCACCTCGAGTGCCCCGGCGCGTCAAAGGTCATCCTCACTGCTCCCGGCAAGGGCGACGTCAAAAACATCGTCTACGGAGTCAACGACGCTGCCATCCTCGATGACGATAAGGTGATGTCAGCGGCATCGTGCACCACGAACGCGATCACCCCGGTGCTCAAGGCCCTCCATGACAAGTACGGGGTCCGCAACGGCCATGTCGAGACGGTGCACTCATTCACCAATGATCAGAACCTCATCGACAACTTCCACAAGGGCTCTCGTCGTGGTCGCGCCGCTGGCCTCAACATGGTCCTCACGGAGACCGGAGCGGCCAAGGCCGTGGCAAAGGCTCTGCCAGAGCTCAAGGGCAAGCTCTCAGGCAACGCGATCCGCGTTCCGACACCGAACGTGTCGATGGCGATTCTCAACCTCAACCTTGAGACAGCAACGAGCGTCGATGAGCTCAACGAATTCCTTCGTGAGACCTCGATGAATTCGCCGTTGCGCAATCAGATCGACTACGTCTCCTCTCCCGAGCTGGTCTCCAGCGACCTCGTCGGTTCGAAGCGAGCAGGTGTCGTCGATGGTTTGGCCACGATCGTCGATGAAGATCGTGTCGTCGTCTACGTCTGGTACGACAACGAGTTCGGCTACAGCTGCCAGGTCATTCGCTGTGTGGCGAAGATGGCCGGGGTCGACGTTCCCGCGTTCCCCTGA